The following coding sequences are from one Nicotiana tomentosiformis chromosome 3, ASM39032v3, whole genome shotgun sequence window:
- the LOC138908643 gene encoding uncharacterized protein, translating into MTHQVSAIVDSMAPKLEDPGAFTIPCTIRSADFAKALCDLGASINLMPYSMFKTLGIGQPRPTSIRLQMAYRTMKSPLGIIDDVLVRVDKFILPADFVILDCEVNYEVPIILGRPFLATGKALVNLEAGEFTFRVGDEKVVFHVFKSMRQPNSNEVCSFVDLVTDCDKC; encoded by the coding sequence atgacacatcaagtgagtgctattgtggactccatggctccaaagttggaagaccccggtgctttcacaatcccgtgcACTATTAGGAGTGCCGATTTCGCAAAAGCTTTATGTGACTTGGGGgcaagcattaacttgatgccctattctaTGTTCAAAacattggggattgggcaaccaagacccacatccattAGGTTGCAAATGGCATATCGGACAATGAAAAGtccattggggataattgatgatgtgttagttcgggttgacaagttcatccttcctgcagattttgtgatacttgactgtgaggttaactatgaggtgccaatcattttgggtagacctttccttgctacagggaaggccttAGTTAATCTGGAAGCTGGCGAgttcaccttccgggtgggcgatgaaaaagtggtgttccatgtttttaaatcaatgaggcagccaaatagcaacgaagtgtgttcgttcgtggatctTGTGACCGACTGTGATAAATGTTAA
- the LOC104107583 gene encoding uncharacterized protein gives MMSKVVRLLFAKRRVSRICKEGTLMKRRKRKAARQRKVNTKKGKRMEIINTDGRAADDADRISELPEHILHHILCLLRWPKDIVRTSILSKKWKVIWESFTSVDFDQRRFQNHKVGASNHLQSPPVEEQSASFKQVFKESLAAGYVDLRLIKFILFVENTLATRIEPLPSIQKFRLHVSSFVADLMTPYMNNWISVATDKNVKELDIHVKKADDVYENMVSQCYVLPQVAFASRTITSLKLDGCGMDVSAVIKLQNLRELSMKAMRINENVVHNFVQGCPLIEDMRLIKCHLLKFLHVSTLPKLKRLEVHEGSNLRSVKLEAPNLETFWFHGKKSSRCKLNLAGCGNLKNLMLRHAHMADKSFQERIAEFPLLEKLFLLECHALRRMTILSDKLKKLSVVRCSKLKEANIDAPNLLSFEYTGIELPFSSMNASQLQEVKLHLKSQKQKFHPFEVQKFIQGFETKGFKLFLASKQDVIIYEEMRGIHLLPSRDFKIELTKSSRALGNLLNSHLRYFHPKTLILMTSPSSDLLAIKKEIMMNKEKTPSCCKYYSKKCWRHYLEDVRMFEFSPSNVNPNTSFELKWRSSPLPLPEDTDITEMDESMVHRDTELTDINE, from the exons ATGATGTCTAAAGTTGTACGCTTGTTGTTTGCGAAACGAAGGGTCTCTAGAATTTGCAAAGAGGGGACTTTAATGAAGAGAAGGAAAAGAAAGGCTGCAAGACAGAGAAAGGTAAATACTAAAAAGGGAAAGAGAATGGAGATCATCAACACAGATGGAAGAGCAGCTGATGATGCGGACAGGATCTCTGAGTTGCCTGAACACATTTTACATCACATCCTTTGTCTTCTCCGTTGGCCAAAGGATATTGTGAGAACTAGCATCTTGTCCAAGAAGTGGAAAGTCATTTGGGAATCTTTCACGTCCGTTGATTTTGATCAGAGGCGCTTCCAAAATCATAAGGTTGGAGCTTCAAATCATCTCCAATCTCCACCAGTGGAGGAACAGAGCGCAAGTTTCAAGCAGGTGTTTAAGGAATCCCTGGCAGCTGGATATGTAGATCTGCGATTAATAAAGTTCATTCTGTTTGTTGAGAACACCTTAGCAACCAGAATTGAACCATTGCCAAGTATACAAAAGTTCAGGCTGCATGTCTCCTCTTTTGTTGCTGATCTTATGACTCCCTATATGAATAACTGGATTAGTGTTGCTACTGACAAGAATGTTAAAGAGCTTGATATCCATGTGAAGAAGGCTGATGATGTCTATGAGAATATGGTTAGCCAATGTTATGTACTGCCTCAGGTCGCCTTTGCTTCCAGGACAATAACTTCATTGAAACTCGACGGATGTGGAATGGATGTTTCTGCTGTCATAAAGCTCCAAAACCTGCGGGAGCTATCCATGAAAGCTATGCGTATCAATGAGAATGTCGTCCATAATTTTGTCCAAGGCTGCCCTTTGATCGAAGATATGCGACTGATCAAGTGCCATCTTTTGAAATTCTTGCATGTCTCAACTCTGCCTAAACTAAAAAGGTTGGAAGTTCATGAGGGCTCCAACCTCAGGTCGGTCAAACTAGAGGCACCCAATCTTGAGACATTTTGGTTCCACGGAAAGAAATCTTCAAGGTGCAAATTAAACTTAGCAGGGTGCGGAAATCTTAAGAATTTGATGTTGAGGCATGCACACATGGCAGATAAGTCATTTCAGGAACGTATCGCCGAATTCCCATTACTTGAAAAATTGTTCCTGTTAGAGTGCCATGCGTTGCGGAGGATGACAATATTGAGTGACAAGCTGAAGAAGCTTTCAGTAGTAAGGTGCAGCAAACTAAAGGAAGCCAACATTGATGCACCAAATCTACTTTCATTTGAATATACTGGTATTGAGCTGCCTTTTTCTTCCATGAATGCTTCACAGTTGCAAGAAGTGAAGCTTCACTTGAAATCCCAAAAACAGAAGTTTCATCCTTTTGAAGTTCAGAAATTCATTCAAGGGTTCGAAACCAAAGGTTTCAAGTTGTTTCTTGCCTCTAAACAG GATGTGATTATCTATGAGGAAATGAGAGGAATCCATCTTCTTCCCTCTAGAGACTTCAAGATAGAATTGACTAAATCATCAAGAGCACTGGGAAATCTTCTCAACAGTCACTTGCGTTATTTTCACCCAAAAACTCTTATTTTAATGACATCTCCCAGCAGTGACCTTCTCGCG ATCAAAAAGGAGATCATGATGAACAAAGAGAAGACTCCTAGCTGTTGTAAATATTACTCAAAGAAATGCTGGCGACATTATTTAGAAGACGTTAGAATGTTTGAGTTTTCTCCGTCTAATGTAAATCCCAATACGAGTTTTGAACTAAAGTGGAGATCGTCACCCTTGCCGCTGCCGGAAGATACAGACATAACAGAAATGGACGAGTCAATGGTGCATAGGGATACAGAGCTAACTGATATCAATGAGTAA
- the LOC104107582 gene encoding jacalin-related lectin 19 isoform X2, whose product MDMRPVGKEQAGELKKRIVVGPWGGHGGSPWDDGGFTGVREITLVYSLCIDSMTVVYDQNGKPYKAEKHGGVGGSKTAQIKLQFPGEYLTGVSGYYCPVVYGGSPVIRSLTFSSNRRTFGPFGVEEGTRFSLPMEGGQIVGFKGRSGWYLDAICCYIAKIKTTTVLQMAQQSLKKLASSVSLNYKGGDDQSKFYYYKGGDENQTKYSKK is encoded by the exons ATGGACATG AGGCCGGTTGGGAAGGAGCAAGCAGGCGAATTAAAGAAGAGGATCGTTGTTGGACCGTGGGGTGGTCATGGTGGAAGCCCGTGGGACGATGGTGGTTTCACTGGAGTGAGAGAAATTACCCTTGTCTATTCTCTCTGTATAGACTCCATGACTGTGGTCTATGACCAAAATGGCAAGCCTTATAAAGCAGAGAAGCATGGAGGAGTTGGAGGTAGTAAAACTGCACAG ATTAAGCTGCAATTTCCAGGAGAATACTTGACGGGCGTTAGCGGCTACTATTGTCCAGTGGTCTATGGTGGCAGTCCAGTGATACGATCCCTCACCTTTAGCAGCAACAGAAGAACATTTGGACCTTTTGGAGTTGAAGAAGGAACGCGATTCTCCCTGCCGATGGAAGGTGGCCAGATTGTAGGCTTCAAGGGGAGAAGCGGGTGGTATTTAGATGCTATTTGCTGTTACATTGCTAAAATAAAGACAACTACAGTCTTACAGATGGCTCAACAAAGTCTGAAGAAACTTGCATCTTCTGTGTCTTTGAACTACAAAG GTGGAGATGACCAAAGCAAGTTTTATTACTACAAAGGTGGAGATGAGAATCAAACCAAGTATTCCAAAAAATAA
- the LOC104107582 gene encoding jacalin-related lectin 19 isoform X1, which produces MDMRPVGKEQAGELKKRIVVGPWGGHGGSPWDDGGFTGVREITLVYSLCIDSMTVVYDQNGKPYKAEKHGGVGGSKTAQIKLQFPGEYLTGVSGYYCPVVYGGSPVIRSLTFSSNRRTFGPFGVEEGTRFSLPMEGGQIVGFKGRSGWYLDAICCYIAKIKTTTVLQMAQQSLKKLASSVSLNYKGGDDQSKFYYYKGGDDQSKFYYYKGGDENQTKYSKK; this is translated from the exons ATGGACATG AGGCCGGTTGGGAAGGAGCAAGCAGGCGAATTAAAGAAGAGGATCGTTGTTGGACCGTGGGGTGGTCATGGTGGAAGCCCGTGGGACGATGGTGGTTTCACTGGAGTGAGAGAAATTACCCTTGTCTATTCTCTCTGTATAGACTCCATGACTGTGGTCTATGACCAAAATGGCAAGCCTTATAAAGCAGAGAAGCATGGAGGAGTTGGAGGTAGTAAAACTGCACAG ATTAAGCTGCAATTTCCAGGAGAATACTTGACGGGCGTTAGCGGCTACTATTGTCCAGTGGTCTATGGTGGCAGTCCAGTGATACGATCCCTCACCTTTAGCAGCAACAGAAGAACATTTGGACCTTTTGGAGTTGAAGAAGGAACGCGATTCTCCCTGCCGATGGAAGGTGGCCAGATTGTAGGCTTCAAGGGGAGAAGCGGGTGGTATTTAGATGCTATTTGCTGTTACATTGCTAAAATAAAGACAACTACAGTCTTACAGATGGCTCAACAAAGTCTGAAGAAACTTGCATCTTCTGTGTCTTTGAACTACAAAGGTGGAGATGACCAAAGCAAGTTTTATTACTACAAAGGTGGAGATGACCAAAGCAAGTTTTATTACTACAAAGGTGGAGATGAGAATCAAACCAAGTATTCCAAAAAATAA
- the LOC104107581 gene encoding uncharacterized protein isoform X2, whose protein sequence is MTDYAQEQEMEIEALEAILMDEFKEIHSSESGLNTSNRCFQITITPQEDDEESTYSSVRLALIFSHTEKYPDEPPLLNVSSLKGIQSGDLKILKEKLEQEAVENLGMAMVYTLVTSAKDWLSERFAEETGAEDAEDAEAKKEEVIVPHGEPVTIETFLAWRERFEAELALERAKLMPDSALNAPKEKKLTGRQWFESGRASGKAAAAITEESDEDEDDIDFDDDDFEDDEEDMLEHYLAEKTD, encoded by the exons ATGACAG ACTATGCACAGGAACAAGAGATGGAAATCGAGGCGTTGGAAGCAATTCTTATGGATGAATTCAAAG AAATTCACTCCAGTGAAAGTGGGCTAAACACTTCAAATCGATGCTTCCAAATTACTATTACTCCTCAG GAGGATGATGAAGAATCTACATATTCATCAG TTCGACTAGCTTTAATATTCTCTCACACAGAAAAATATCCCGATGAACCTCCACTTTTGAATGTCTCAAG TTTAAAAGGAATTCAATCTGGAGATCTTAAAATCTTGAAAGAGAAGCTTGAACAAGAG GCTGTTGAGAATCTTGGCATGGCCATGGTCTACACATTGGTCACATCAGCTAAAGACTGGCTATCTGAAAGATTTGCTGAAGAAACAGGAGCCGAAGATGCTGAAGATGCTGAAGCCAAAAAAGAGGAA GTAATTGTACCACATGGAGAACCAGTTACCATCGAAACATTCTTGGCATGGAGGGAAAGATTTGAAGCCGAACTAGCTCTGGAAAGAGCCAA GTTAATGCCAGATTCGGCACTTAATGCTCCAAAGGAAAAGAAACTGACAGGGAGGCAATGGTTTGAAAGTGGAAGAGCCAGTGGG AAAGCTGCGGCAGCTATTACTGAAGAATCTGATGAAGATGAGGatgatattgattttgatgatgatgatttTGAAG ATGATGAAGAAGATATGCTTGAGCACTATTTGGCCGAGAAAACAGATTGA
- the LOC104107581 gene encoding uncharacterized protein isoform X1 has translation MTDYAQEQEMEIEALEAILMDEFKEIHSSESGLNTSNRCFQITITPQEDDEESTYSSVRLALIFSHTEKYPDEPPLLNVSSLKGIQSGDLKILKEKLEQEAVENLGMAMVYTLVTSAKDWLSERFAEETGAEDAEDAEAKKEEVIVPHGEPVTIETFLAWRERFEAELALERAKLMPDSALNAPKEKKLTGRQWFESGRASGKAAAAITEESDEDEDDIDFDDDDFEDDEEDMLEHYLAEKTD, from the exons ATGAcag ACTATGCACAGGAACAAGAGATGGAAATCGAGGCGTTGGAAGCAATTCTTATGGATGAATTCAAAG AAATTCACTCCAGTGAAAGTGGGCTAAACACTTCAAATCGATGCTTCCAAATTACTATTACTCCTCAG GAGGATGATGAAGAATCTACATATTCATCAG TTCGACTAGCTTTAATATTCTCTCACACAGAAAAATATCCCGATGAACCTCCACTTTTGAATGTCTCAAG TTTAAAAGGAATTCAATCTGGAGATCTTAAAATCTTGAAAGAGAAGCTTGAACAAGAG GCTGTTGAGAATCTTGGCATGGCCATGGTCTACACATTGGTCACATCAGCTAAAGACTGGCTATCTGAAAGATTTGCTGAAGAAACAGGAGCCGAAGATGCTGAAGATGCTGAAGCCAAAAAAGAGGAA GTAATTGTACCACATGGAGAACCAGTTACCATCGAAACATTCTTGGCATGGAGGGAAAGATTTGAAGCCGAACTAGCTCTGGAAAGAGCCAA GTTAATGCCAGATTCGGCACTTAATGCTCCAAAGGAAAAGAAACTGACAGGGAGGCAATGGTTTGAAAGTGGAAGAGCCAGTGGG AAAGCTGCGGCAGCTATTACTGAAGAATCTGATGAAGATGAGGatgatattgattttgatgatgatgatttTGAAG ATGATGAAGAAGATATGCTTGAGCACTATTTGGCCGAGAAAACAGATTGA